The DNA window GACTAAATGATCTCAACTCAAAAATCCATTTACTTGAAACTGTATTTTAGAGGTGATGATTAAACTTTTTAAGGGTTGCAGTCTGTGTTATATCGagaggtgtttctaatatttaCTCCAGCCTCATTGATTTAAATGTGATCGACAAAATACAGTTGAATCAACACTGAATGTTTTAAGCTTCATTGGTcaggatttattgcaggacGTTGTGTTAGACTGCATTCGTTTtagctaggtgtacctaataaaatgacagctgagTGTGTATTGATATGATATTGATTTAAATACATTGGATTAGCAACTGTCTAGGATTTAGTTTTTTGTGACATCATGGTCATGAGCTCGGGGTAGTGACAGAAAtaatgagattgcagatacaagcggcctaaataagtttcctccgcagggtggctgggctcagccttaaagaTAGGGTCAGGAGCTCAGATATGAGGAGGGAATTTGGAGTAGAgcagctgctccttcacgtctaAAGGGGTCAGTTAAGGTGGGTAGAGGTGccagttagaggtgttctgTGCATGTcctactggtaggaggccctgagGGCttcagaacacactggagggattacatatctcatctggcctgggaacgccttggggtcccacaggaggagctggaaagtgtcgctggggagagggacgccTGGGGTGCcttgcttagcctgctgcccccacgacccgtccctggataagcggatgaaaatggaaagTGGATTATGATTTAGTTTATATGAAGTCTTTTCCTGGTCTTAAAGGATGTGTTACAGTAAATCGATACTTAATAGAAAATAAACAGCAAATGTCTTCTTCTTAAAATAACTTATGAGGTTTTTGGTTGATCcattctttctcttcttttattttctcctgtAGGATGCTTCAAGAAGATCCAGTGCTTTTCCAGTTGTATAAGGATCTCGTGGTGAGTCAGGTGATCAGTGCAGATGAATTCTGGGCCAACCGGTTAGGGGACATAAACAACGCGGACCCCGCTTTATCCAacaacaaacaggaagtcggtaTATCTGGAGCATTTCTGGTGAGTACATTATGTCTTTCATAATAAGACTGAATATTTCAAAACCTAATCTTAAATGTCATAAATGATTCAACCATTGACAACTTGGCACATAGTTAACAGCTGTCATCTTTGTGCACTGCAGGCAGACATTAGACCTCAGACAGATGGCTGCAATGGCTTGAGATATAATCTGACAGCGGACATTATTGAATCCATCTTCAGAACATACCCTGCAGGTAAACGATTACATCTTGACTTTGAAGTTAACTAATCGCTTGCAACAGTAATTATTGATCCGGAAAGGCTGCAACAAGCTCACATTGTCATTTAGCACACTGTCAGCTGTAGAGGAAGAACTGCTTTCTAAAATCAGCTTATATATCtgtaaatgtgaacattttaattttcattcatcATTGTTGTTGCCCTAAAGTGATTCTTAAGCCCAGtacagaccaaagatttgcaacaagacaaaactgttttagaacgttgcagggAAAAGTTGCAGCTgtgtgaactggccgtctgagctcgactcaagctggctgatggtgtcacctgcaactccgcAAGTCAAATCGCCAGCAACTGATTTTAGGACAGACAGCTTGTCACCTGTTTTTACAGCTagtcggcttgtagtgaagtccactggtcaagtcaaaatgaatgcagatggcgtgttcgcttgctgcgACAGgatctctctttctgtcctcacggtgtgccgaTGTCAGACGCTGGGTTGCTGCTACTGCTGGCTGAATGTCCTTATTCGCCCTCGCGCACACACGTTCTCATTGACTAACTAATTGGCACTGcttacttatattattgtggtgcatttattatgaatagagtccatctgatgctcttttttttgttttttagctgtttcatcactactacaaatgcaactgtagccagtatctcactatcactatcctcattcatatatAAGAAGCTATAAACTATATTCCGCCACagaataagcctgaaaagctggaaaacagagtggaagtacagagagttgttgcatagagatgatacatcatctcatctagttgcattggtgtgaactggcagatttttagaacgttgcagaatggtgcattgcaagtagttgtaTGTTTCAGCTCGTTTCATCACGAATTTTGACCTATTAGTTACACTGAtaagctaatttagacttaataagGCTGTATTACCTTTATTATAAGGcttaaatatattttgcagCTTCAGGcagatttaattaatttttttggaCCAAAAATGGCTGTCCTggtagtaaaggttgctgacccctggtgTGGTGCAATTCCTGTTCACCTCAATAACGGATATTAAATCCTGGACACTGCAACTACATTGGACTAAATATATTTATACTGTCTTACGTTGTACTTGCAGTGAAGCAGAAGTACAGTGAAAACGTGCCTCATAACCTGACGGAGAAGGAGTTCTGGACCCGCTTTTTCCAGTCCCATTATTTTCACAGAGACCGCATCAATACAGGGACACAGGATATCTTCTCAGAGTGTGCCAAGCAGGATGAAAAGGGTAGGAGttccaaaaatattttcagGTGCAAATATCTGATATGAATGCAAGGATTTTCTACAGATGTCAGTATATGTATTTCAACATTTGATTCAAGCCTCACatctgttttcatgtttttaaatcTGGCTCCTGCAGGGTTAAAGTCTCTGGTGGTTCAAGGAGTGAAGAATCCTTTGGTGGACCTCCTGTCGTTAGAGGATAAAACATTAGACGAGGTGAGATTTTAACGGTTAGTCAATCACAGCCACatcattctgtttttaaaaaataatttacttgTATAGCTtcctttttcctcttcctcctgcgaCCTCAAGACTTGGTATTTCCTGTGACACAGGGTTACGGAGTTAGCACAACGCTGCCCTCAACTTCCAACTCGAACAGGACGGTGAAGGAGAGCAGCAACTCTGCCATCATAAAGCGGTTCAACCACCACAGTGCCATGGTGCTGGCAGCAGGCTCACGCAAGGGGTAATGAAATGACTTGTGACAAAAACTATCACTCGCTCAGTCTCTTCATTTCTTCGCTAACAGTATCCTATATTTAAAGGGAGACTTCAGCTGACCAAGCAAGTGAGACGAGCAGCACAGATGGAAACTCAAGGGATTCTGACTTCTTCCAACCTCCTGTAAAGAAGGTATGATGGCTCTGCCACCCCAGTTTTCCCAAAATATGGTTCttactctgttacagtcactTTTTCTGTTTGAAAACTTCCTCAGGTTAAATTACAAGAAGCCATAGAATATGAAGATCTGCAAAGGGAAAACAGACCAAAAACAGTTGCGTTAAACCTCAAGAAGTCTGACAGGTACAGTTTgtccacattttatttttagttttttattctttgtttCATACTGGGTAGCATAGTATTGCTAACTCCAAATGGCAGTGATTCATGAAACACTTTTTGTAGTTTAATATTTTCATCTAACACCTATCAGCATCATACAGGAGCAGGCAGGTGACCTTTTAAAACTGCTTATTTTGTTTGTCAAACTGTCACAAAACTCAGTATTAATTATTCAATTTCTAATATATGAAACAAAGTATGTAGATTTTTCTGCATTTCAGATTCTGTAACAACCAAAAATGTTGTATTCTTACCGCAACCAGACAGACTAAACAGTCGATTGATTAGTCGTGTCAGCCTAAGCAAAGTCTCTGTCACTAAAAGGAATTTGAGTTTTCAGTAGCCAGAAATCGACTGTGCAGAATTAAGGAAGAGGCTCACTTCCTCTAGACTGAGTGCTCATTGTGAGCTGTTTCGAAATAGATTTGGTATCCCATTTTATAGGTCAGATTTATTGCTTTCACTGTGTCAAAGTTCCTGCCCCGAGCCATGACAGCAGAATGTCACTAGTATATAAAGTGAATGTATGAAACCTCAGGTAGATTTGGGTCAGGATGCAGTTTTGCAGCCACGGCTTTATACTTTAAACTGATAAAACATGCATTGTATTCTTGGTTGGATCAGTGGTGACATGTTCTAATACAGTGCTTCTCATTCCCTTTTTTTGTAAGGTATGCTCACGGTCCTGTGCCACTTCAGTCCCAACAGTATACGACAAGCCAGGATATCATCAACTCTGTCAACTACATCCGTCATGAGATGGTCAATTACAAACCCAACCTCACTCAGGTTAGATCCTTCACACTATggtcctttttacacagagatcacgcCAAAGGGcggctacaaagtcccttctttatatCTCCTTTGCATtcttacacagaaccaaacaacggcaGCGTCATTCTGCTCCATATTGATGGATAGAGATAGATATATACTTCATTAATCCTGAGGGAATTAAGGTACCCGGTAGCTTTTTACACAACACGACATAAACAAAGACAAATATGGATagaaaaagaattaaaaatacACAGCAGTGAAATGATCCCAGGACTAATACCAAGAGCTGTTACTACAGTAGATATGGTGCTTATGATTGTAGTGCAAATTTCAGGTGGTTGACAGTGCGGGTATTGCAATGGAAGGTGATTGAACTAAATGTAAGAGTGGTGCAGAAGTAATGGATGCTTTGTTATGGATGATAGGAATGCAGTTGGAGATAAATATATGTACAGATACCAGTGcacatgcagattttttttgtggtgcTTAAAAGTAATAAGCAATGCtggaaaatacaaatacaaagttTGTCATGTCATAACTGCCTGAGATAAATCTAAATACTGTTTcaaggtgtctacaggtccCTGAAAcgtcttaaattgtcttaaattcagatttgatGGGTCCAGGGCTAAAAACGTCTTTTGAGGTCATGTACTCCTGGTTGTGTTCAAATATTTATAAGTGACAATAAGAAATAATCACGAGTTTAGCTTTCCTGAAAAGTCAGAAATTGTAAGTATGAATGGTGCCTTCAGAGTATTAAACATAGTAGTATTTTTTGCAGGTTTTGTCCAGCACAACAGCTACTTCTGCCATTGCAGCACTTTCTCCAGGTGGTGTCCTCATGCAGGCAGCAACACAGCAAGCCATAAATCGTAAGTGTGTTGCACCATTACTAAATAACATGAATATTACTTATATTACTACCATGAAAGTTGGTGATCATTGGGTGCCTGGTGTGTGTTTTCTTATCaatctttgtttatttttttcagagaTGGTACCTACTGAGGTTCAAGGAGAGTTGAAGCATCTTTATGCAGCTGCTGGAGAGTTGTTGAGACACTTCTGGTCCTGTTTCCCTGTAAACACACCGTTTTTGGAGGAGAAGgtgactaataataataactgtatTAATTGAGGGTCATATTATTGTCACAGAGTAAGTTATTCTTGCCTTTATGCCCATGACTTCAGTCTCCACTTTTAATACTTGTTTAATCATCTTCTCATTATCTAATATTTTTTATGTAGGTGATGAAAATGAAGTCAAACCTCGAGAGATTTCAGATGACTAAGGTTCGTCCTTTCCAGGAGAAGATTCAGCGTCAGTACTTAAGCACTAATGTAAGTCTCTAAGCTATTAATAATAACACAATGTCTCACACCAGATGACACTTGTATTAAATGTCTTTGATGTCCCCACAGCTCACAGGGCATTTGGAGGAGATGTTTCAGACAGCCTACAGCAAGTTCCACATCTGGCAAACCCGTCGCATGATGAGGAAAACCTGAGGTCTGATGCTTTGTCAAAGAGAGGACAAGGAAGACGTTACAGTATATGGACAAATGACCCGAGAAGGTTCTCCAGACTGCTGTGAAGAGACCACAGATCACAGCCTGATGGGACGAGATTCACAGGGGCTTAACGAGCATATAGATGGACGCTGCTATACCCCCAACTGTTCAACAGAGACTAACTGCATCTCAGTCACAAATAACTGTAATTagtttctttctcttttgtttgtgttttctcaaTGGTTGAGAGATCGGTGCCGGTAATGGTTAAACGGGACTTTTAAAATGGTGTAATATGACcaaatttgaaatgaaaaatcaGAAAGGCACTCAGGACAACAGGCTGGTGTGTGAAATGAAAGCAGAGGACTGTCAATGTGTGTATCATCGGTGCACAGGGCACAGAAAGAGAGCTTGGACATACGAGGAGCCCTTCTGAGCACTGGGTCGATTTGTGGAACAAAGTTCCCAAAAATCTAAAGCAAAAGTGAATATTAGCAATACTGTAAAGACATGTCACACTCGAgtgcattagtgtgtgtgtgtggctcaaaTCACACTGTCACTGGTTTGTAATGTCTTGCACCTTCTGTCTGCACTGAAGACAAAAATGTCACTGAATTAAAGTGAGCTTTTGTTCATGCCACTGTCTATTGAAACTGCAGGATTTCATTCAGTCCAGGAATTCATTTTGCAAGAGAGGTTGTTCTAATGCTGTGATACTTTATAAACTAAAAGAGAGCTgctgtttttaacttttgtaAATGCATAGCGGTGGTGCTTTGGAGAAAATGGGCAGTTTTGTTGTGACACAGCATCCAGGCAGGAAGTGCCCTTATATCAGCTGAGTGAAGCCGTGACAGGTCGGCAGGCTGCAGTCAGAATGGAGTGACACTGATCGCTGATTTTCTCCAAACCCAGTGATGTATCAGCGGTTGGGTGTGGATGTGTAGGCAGTAACGCTGGAGTGACACCCGGActgtttggtgagttttggttTCAAGTGACAAAACGACATGTGAATGGCAACATCAGTCTgagctagctagcatgctaacttgtCACAAATGTAGTGCCACTGAGACGAGTTGACGCCCTGAACAGAGTCTTCATGTTGTTCCCGAAGGTATTAAACCGTCTCACATATTTAACATAGTCATGGCATgttaatatttgatttttaagGCTGTCGGCGCTCCGTTTGTGTCGATAGAAACGTTAGCATCAGTGTCAGCAGACGGGTCTCGTGATGCAGGCTGCCGTAATCGGCCGATTGAATCGCCCCTTTTTAGTTGTTTGCTGCCAGCAGCTTAATCAATAATGGGCTAATTcgattgtttttttattttattaacgTTAACTGTAACCAAAAAGAACCAGCCATTTAACGTTATTTTAGTGACTTAGTAGCAGGAACTGACATAAGCCGTAACGACTGAGCTACTCGACATTTTTACGTTTGTTAGCGGTTAACGGTTACTTTCATTAGAACATCTGTGCTAACATTACACTAGTGTCCAGtttagctagcgttagcatttACATTTAGCATAGTACGTTTACCCACGTATGTGCTCTTGTAGGATACACGTTTAAGTTACCTGTATTGCCTTTAGGTGTTTCCGTAAGTCCTGAGGGACATATTACACTTTACTCCATTAACTTACATGTAACGTACCTGACAGCTCTAGTGACTTTACTGCTACAAGATTTTAGCTaacaaaaatcacacacactaagattttaaaatgtgatgCATTGTTTGTAAATTAGTTATAGTTGTCTCCACTTTGACCACAGAGTgtcttaaaagtcttaaattgtcttaaatgtTACAACAATTAGGCCTTTAAAGTCTtgaaatagtcttaaatttgaatttgtgacgTCTTAACtactacaaacattttatctaagctatgtaaaagtccacatttctaatgttaccAATCTTTTAAAACTacaatactgtcattttacttcatacttgcacttacctggaAAATGTAGATTGTCCAATCTCACTCTAGTACAAGACTACCTATATACGACTTGCCTGCAATGCTTACCTGTGATGTTCAAgtaagtaaaacatgatttgtccaaaaatctgtcctaaatttggCTAAAACGGGTCTTGAACAGGTCTTAATAAACATTGAATTTAACTGtcatacctgtagacaccctgtgaCCAGCTtacacaataaaatgatgtttacattttcacTTTAAATATAATATGACATTGTGTGACACTCACATAAGTTATTTTTCTGaatacttttaatacttaaaaaGCGAATATTTTTTCCAGGTAGTTAGTGAGGTGGTTGAAGTCTAGGTAGATGGGTAAGAGGAAgtagagtgtttttttttatctcattgGTGGGTATGCTGTAAACAACCAGAAAAAGATGTGAGTATACCTGTGTATACTCTCCACAACACCACTGActttttcaatgcaggacttccTCTTCATACAAGTTCAACTGTTTTTTACAATGTATTATTTGTTCAATTCAGCAAgggatctgagtacttcctctATCTGTGACCACAAGGCACAAGGCTGATGTCCAAATAGAAATCAGTGATAATCAGTAACAAGCATACATGCTGTCCTTTAGAGGAAAAAACCTGTTCAAAGCTGGTTACGATAATGTATAAAAAAGTAAACGGTGTTTGGCTAAGGCGCAAGGTTAGCCTTGGTGGCCTCAGTGCCTCTGAGGTTCAACAGGTCAGTTGTTATGTGATTAAGTGCAAATTTGTTTTGTCAGATTGCAACATTTAAGCACGGCCATTTGCGAAGATGGGGCTTTATGAGTGGCTCTGGATTATCTGGAGTAGATTTGGTACATTTATGCCACAGGTCTCTTTAGCAGGTCAACTCAGCTATGCTCAGATCTGTGCACGTCCTCTCCCCCCGATACAATTCTGTTGCAGTTGAGTGCTAACAAATACAGAGACAGAGGTCAGAGTTTACTGT is part of the Epinephelus lanceolatus isolate andai-2023 chromosome 5, ASM4190304v1, whole genome shotgun sequence genome and encodes:
- the gtf2h1 gene encoding general transcription factor IIH subunit 1, which gives rise to MASLSEEVLLVVKKVRQRKQDGTLYLMAERIAWGPEGKDRFTVSHLYADIRCQKISPDGKAKIQLQLVLHTGESTTFHFSNESSALKDRDAAKELLQQLLPKFKKKANKELEEKNRMLQEDPVLFQLYKDLVVSQVISADEFWANRLGDINNADPALSNNKQEVGISGAFLADIRPQTDGCNGLRYNLTADIIESIFRTYPAVKQKYSENVPHNLTEKEFWTRFFQSHYFHRDRINTGTQDIFSECAKQDEKGLKSLVVQGVKNPLVDLLSLEDKTLDEGYGVSTTLPSTSNSNRTVKESSNSAIIKRFNHHSAMVLAAGSRKGETSADQASETSSTDGNSRDSDFFQPPVKKVKLQEAIEYEDLQRENRPKTVALNLKKSDRYAHGPVPLQSQQYTTSQDIINSVNYIRHEMVNYKPNLTQVLSSTTATSAIAALSPGGVLMQAATQQAINQMVPTEVQGELKHLYAAAGELLRHFWSCFPVNTPFLEEKVMKMKSNLERFQMTKVRPFQEKIQRQYLSTNLTGHLEEMFQTAYSKFHIWQTRRMMRKT